A stretch of Halococcus sediminicola DNA encodes these proteins:
- a CDS encoding ornithine cyclodeaminase family protein has translation MSTLTTEEDATERGTLMIDRDELDECVEMGGVIDAIEEAFVAYESGDAVMPPKTYVDLPEENGDFRAMPAYVDGAAGLKWVNVHPDNPEKYGLPTVMGVVIYSDPETAYPLAIMDGTKLTRYRTGAVGGVASRHLAPPDASSLGLLGAGEQARAQLEAISSAVDLDRVVVTDLDERAVADLCEKETGRADEVVAGSPREVAGCDVISTTTPSTEPILKREWLDEGTHINAMGADAEGKQELDPHIIEDAAVVVDDWEQCSHSGEINVAVAEGRLARTDVHADLSEVVSGTRDAPTDELTIFDSTGLAIQDVATARLIYETAEEQGAGYAFDLVGT, from the coding sequence ATGAGTACACTCACGACCGAAGAGGACGCGACCGAGCGGGGAACACTGATGATAGACCGCGACGAACTCGACGAGTGCGTCGAGATGGGTGGGGTCATCGACGCCATCGAGGAGGCCTTCGTCGCCTACGAATCCGGCGACGCGGTGATGCCGCCGAAGACCTACGTCGACCTCCCCGAAGAGAACGGCGACTTCCGGGCGATGCCGGCGTACGTCGACGGCGCGGCCGGTCTCAAGTGGGTGAACGTCCATCCGGACAATCCCGAGAAATACGGCCTGCCGACGGTGATGGGGGTCGTCATCTACTCGGATCCGGAGACGGCCTATCCGCTCGCCATCATGGACGGGACGAAACTCACCCGTTACCGGACCGGTGCGGTCGGCGGCGTCGCCAGCCGCCATCTCGCTCCCCCGGACGCGAGCAGCCTGGGGCTGCTCGGGGCGGGCGAGCAGGCGCGCGCACAGTTGGAGGCGATTTCGAGCGCCGTCGATCTCGATCGCGTCGTCGTCACCGATCTGGATGAGCGGGCGGTCGCGGATCTCTGTGAGAAAGAGACCGGCCGTGCCGACGAGGTGGTCGCGGGCAGTCCGAGGGAGGTCGCGGGTTGTGACGTGATTTCGACCACTACCCCCTCAACGGAGCCGATTTTGAAGCGCGAATGGCTCGACGAGGGAACGCACATCAACGCGATGGGCGCCGACGCGGAGGGCAAACAGGAACTCGACCCACATATCATCGAGGACGCCGCCGTGGTCGTCGACGACTGGGAGCAGTGTTCACACAGCGGCGAGATCAACGTCGCCGTCGCCGAGGGTCGCCTCGCCAGAACGGACGTCCACGCCGACCTGAGCGAGGTCGTCAGCGGAACGCGCGACGCGCCGACCGACGAACTCACGATCTTCGATTCCACAGGATTGGCGATTCAGGACGTCGCTACTGCACGCCTGATCTACGAAACCGCCGAGGAGCAGGGTGCCGGCTACGCCTTCGACCTCGTCGGTACGTAG
- a CDS encoding APC family permease, producing the protein MPEDATDGSLERVLSRWQLFAIGFGAIVGWGWIIQMGYWIDEAGPYGAMAAFAIGGVLVLLVALIYGELVSAMPFAGGEHVYTHRAFGPVVSFICSWSLLLGYMGVVGFQSIAIGIGFSYLIPGFDVLKLWTFAGQTVYGSWVAIGFLGIAAITYMNYRGVEVTAQIQLILATIIGISGIALVTGSLTVGPSVSNAAFGGAAVVGVTTVAIQVPMLFVGFDVIPQAAEEADMSSRSLALVLLAVVATVGLFYIVSIWAAGQAVPAGVLGDSLVPAATAMSAVFSSTVAGKLMTVVGIGALLTSWSAFVIGASRVVFAMADSGLLPESLATVHPEYNTPSHAIVLIGVLSMAAPWFGGNFVSSIINAGSLGIVLAWFTVALSFVALRYKEPEMERPFKLPGGYAFGIAAMAVTVFFIALYMPGAPSALLWPREWMIVLTWVVLGAVLFTLSRRTTTETTIEDTGQPASER; encoded by the coding sequence ATGCCGGAAGATGCCACGGACGGCTCGCTGGAACGGGTTCTCTCACGGTGGCAACTGTTCGCCATCGGGTTCGGCGCGATCGTCGGTTGGGGCTGGATCATCCAGATGGGCTACTGGATCGACGAAGCGGGTCCCTATGGAGCGATGGCCGCCTTCGCCATCGGCGGGGTTCTAGTACTACTCGTCGCGCTCATCTACGGCGAACTCGTCTCGGCGATGCCCTTTGCCGGCGGCGAACACGTCTACACCCATCGGGCGTTCGGCCCGGTGGTCTCCTTTATCTGTAGCTGGTCGCTGCTACTCGGCTACATGGGCGTCGTCGGTTTCCAGTCCATCGCCATCGGCATCGGCTTTTCCTATCTGATTCCGGGCTTCGATGTCCTGAAACTCTGGACGTTCGCGGGCCAGACGGTCTACGGCTCGTGGGTCGCCATCGGTTTCCTCGGCATCGCCGCCATCACATACATGAACTACCGTGGCGTGGAGGTCACCGCCCAGATTCAACTCATCCTCGCAACGATAATCGGCATCTCGGGCATCGCGTTGGTTACGGGGTCGCTCACGGTCGGCCCGTCGGTGTCGAACGCGGCCTTCGGCGGCGCGGCGGTGGTCGGTGTCACCACGGTCGCCATCCAAGTCCCGATGCTGTTCGTCGGTTTCGACGTGATTCCACAGGCCGCCGAGGAGGCGGACATGTCCTCGCGGTCGCTCGCGCTGGTACTGCTCGCCGTCGTCGCCACGGTTGGATTGTTCTACATCGTGAGCATCTGGGCGGCCGGGCAGGCCGTACCCGCGGGCGTGCTCGGCGACAGCCTCGTACCGGCCGCGACGGCGATGAGCGCGGTATTCAGTAGTACGGTCGCGGGCAAACTGATGACGGTCGTCGGTATCGGTGCGTTGCTCACCAGCTGGAGCGCGTTCGTCATCGGCGCGAGCCGCGTCGTCTTTGCGATGGCCGATTCGGGTCTTCTCCCCGAATCGCTCGCCACGGTCCACCCCGAGTACAACACGCCCTCGCACGCGATCGTCCTCATCGGTGTGCTCTCGATGGCCGCGCCGTGGTTCGGTGGGAACTTCGTCAGCTCAATCATCAACGCCGGCTCGCTCGGCATCGTTCTCGCGTGGTTCACCGTTGCGCTGTCGTTCGTAGCGCTTCGGTACAAGGAGCCCGAGATGGAACGACCGTTCAAACTCCCCGGCGGCTACGCGTTCGGCATCGCCGCGATGGCCGTAACGGTGTTTTTCATCGCACTCTACATGCCCGGTGCGCCCTCGGCGTTGCTCTGGCCCCGCGAATGGATGATCGTTCTCACATGGGTCGTCCTCGGCGCGGTACTGTTTACCCTCTCCCGACGAACGACGACCGAGACGACCATCGAGGACACCGGCCAACCCGCTTCGGAACGATAG
- a CDS encoding aminotransferase family protein, producing the protein MAQREQISAGKSGVLAHFGHMGEEPMTITDGDGAYVRDRDDEEYLDFTSQLYCVNAGHGNDAIVEAMNEQLDRVQYVSSAKNNDARTQLADDLAEVAPQPLTDVFFSISGSEANEAAIQIAREFQDASTVLTRWRSYHGGTYATAGITGDPAIRLPVESHASTSGNVKFLPPFGGADAAFNADSPEDLTEKSLDHLEYVIRNQGPDSIAALVTEIVGGSSGAFTAPPGYFEGVRELCDEYDILLVADEVITGFGRCGEWFGSHTEDLEPDMITFAKGVTSAYAPLAGVLMRSELGDSLRDDAMDIGQTFAGNPVACAAGSAALEEYDDHLIDNVRDLSPALEEQIRGLADHDVVCDVRGRGFHWAVEFADPETGEPVFDPRVEDGYNPVADIVARTREKGVLIGGGRPLIQIMLSPPFCIDEADIEKAVGALDESIEEVFE; encoded by the coding sequence ATGGCGCAGCGCGAACAGATCAGCGCAGGCAAAAGCGGCGTACTCGCTCACTTCGGTCACATGGGCGAAGAACCAATGACGATAACCGACGGCGATGGCGCGTACGTGCGCGATCGGGACGACGAGGAATACCTCGACTTCACCTCTCAGTTATATTGTGTAAACGCGGGGCACGGCAACGACGCCATCGTCGAGGCGATGAACGAACAGCTCGACCGGGTTCAATACGTGTCATCGGCGAAGAACAACGACGCGCGCACCCAGCTCGCCGACGATCTGGCCGAGGTCGCCCCACAGCCGCTCACCGACGTGTTCTTCTCGATTTCGGGCAGCGAGGCGAACGAGGCGGCGATACAGATCGCCCGCGAGTTTCAGGATGCTTCCACAGTACTGACCCGCTGGCGGTCCTATCACGGTGGCACGTACGCGACCGCGGGCATCACGGGCGATCCCGCGATTCGCCTCCCGGTCGAGTCGCACGCCTCGACCAGCGGAAACGTGAAGTTCCTGCCGCCGTTCGGGGGTGCCGACGCCGCCTTCAACGCCGACTCGCCCGAGGACCTCACCGAGAAATCCCTCGACCACCTCGAATACGTCATCCGCAACCAGGGACCGGACTCGATCGCGGCGCTCGTCACCGAGATCGTCGGCGGGTCGAGCGGCGCGTTCACCGCGCCACCGGGCTATTTCGAGGGCGTCCGCGAACTCTGTGACGAGTACGACATCCTGCTCGTCGCCGACGAAGTCATCACCGGGTTCGGGCGCTGTGGCGAGTGGTTCGGCAGCCACACCGAGGACCTCGAACCCGACATGATAACGTTCGCCAAGGGTGTGACGAGCGCGTACGCGCCGCTCGCGGGTGTCTTGATGCGGTCGGAACTCGGTGATTCGCTTCGGGACGACGCGATGGACATCGGCCAGACGTTCGCCGGCAACCCGGTCGCCTGTGCGGCCGGCAGTGCCGCCCTCGAAGAGTACGACGACCACCTCATCGACAACGTCCGCGACCTCTCGCCCGCGCTCGAAGAGCAGATTAGGGGTCTCGCAGACCACGACGTGGTCTGTGACGTCCGTGGTCGCGGGTTTCACTGGGCCGTCGAGTTCGCCGACCCGGAGACCGGCGAACCGGTGTTCGACCCGCGCGTCGAGGACGGCTACAATCCGGTCGCGGATATCGTCGCCCGTACGCGCGAGAAAGGTGTTCTCATCGGTGGCGGTCGCCCGCTGATTCAGATCATGCTCTCGCCGCCCTTCTGCATCGACGAAGCGGACATCGAGAAAGCCGTCGGGGCGCTCGACGAGTCCATCGAGGAGGTCTTCGAATAA
- the hutH gene encoding histidine ammonia-lyase, protein MSEHEPVVLDGESLTPEDVAAVARDDREVVIADSAREDVRESRARVEDVLDSNETVYGLNTGFGQLVTERVPESERERLQTNLIRSHASGVGRELERAEVRTMLLTRINALVKGYSGIREVVVDHLLTMLNRGVQPVVKSRGSLGASGDLAPLAHQALVLLGEGTAEVDGERLDGEAALARAGLEPLSLGAKEGLALINGTQLTVGLAALCVVDAERALRGADVAGALTTEVSMGTTAACDPAIQDVRPHAGQAASARNVRALTADSEIVESHRNCDRVQDAYSIRCLPQVHGAARDAIAHLREAVEVELNSATDNPLVFPGSAVDDRASGTESVGVLSGGNFHGAPLALRLDYATNVLTDLAAIAERRVDRLLNPNLQEEHLPPFLTPESGVSSGYMIVQYSAAALVNENRSLGAPSTDSTPVSGGQEDHVSMSTQSALNARTAVENALTVVGIELLCGAQAMEFVDDALAPGTGTDAAYDAIREHVPPLDADRPLHRDIEVAAELVATGRLDEVVGHACDDPIT, encoded by the coding sequence ATGAGCGAGCACGAACCCGTCGTCCTCGACGGCGAATCGCTCACGCCGGAGGACGTCGCCGCGGTCGCCCGCGATGACAGGGAGGTGGTCATCGCCGATTCCGCGCGCGAGGACGTCCGGGAATCCAGGGCGCGCGTCGAGGACGTCCTCGACAGCAACGAGACGGTTTACGGGCTGAACACGGGGTTCGGCCAGCTCGTGACCGAACGGGTTCCCGAGAGCGAGCGCGAACGGCTCCAGACCAACCTGATTCGGAGTCACGCCTCGGGCGTGGGCCGCGAACTCGAACGCGCGGAGGTGCGCACGATGCTGCTCACCAGGATCAACGCGCTCGTGAAGGGCTATTCGGGCATCCGCGAGGTCGTCGTCGACCATCTCCTGACGATGCTCAATCGGGGTGTACAGCCGGTCGTCAAATCCCGCGGCAGCCTCGGCGCGAGCGGCGATCTCGCGCCGCTAGCCCACCAGGCGCTCGTGTTGCTCGGCGAGGGAACTGCCGAAGTGGACGGCGAGCGCCTCGACGGCGAGGCGGCGCTCGCACGGGCCGGTCTCGAACCGCTCTCGCTCGGGGCGAAAGAGGGGCTGGCGCTCATCAACGGCACGCAGCTCACGGTGGGGCTGGCCGCGCTCTGTGTCGTCGATGCCGAGCGTGCGCTCCGCGGTGCTGATGTGGCGGGCGCACTCACCACGGAGGTCTCGATGGGGACGACCGCCGCCTGCGATCCGGCGATCCAGGACGTGCGCCCACACGCGGGACAGGCCGCGAGCGCGCGCAACGTGCGAGCCCTCACCGCCGATTCGGAGATCGTCGAATCCCACCGCAACTGCGACCGCGTCCAGGACGCCTACTCGATCCGCTGTCTCCCCCAGGTCCACGGCGCGGCGCGCGACGCAATCGCCCACCTGCGCGAGGCGGTCGAGGTCGAACTCAACAGCGCGACCGACAACCCGCTCGTCTTCCCCGGCAGCGCCGTCGACGACCGCGCGAGCGGTACCGAATCGGTGGGTGTGCTCTCGGGCGGCAACTTCCACGGCGCGCCGCTCGCGCTCCGGCTGGATTACGCCACGAACGTGCTCACGGACCTCGCCGCCATCGCCGAACGCCGTGTCGACCGACTGCTCAACCCGAACCTCCAGGAAGAGCATCTCCCGCCCTTTCTCACGCCCGAGAGCGGCGTGAGCTCTGGCTACATGATCGTCCAGTACAGCGCCGCCGCGCTCGTCAACGAAAACCGGTCGCTGGGAGCGCCATCGACGGACAGCACGCCCGTGAGCGGCGGCCAGGAGGATCACGTGAGCATGAGCACCCAGAGCGCGCTCAACGCCCGCACCGCCGTCGAGAACGCGCTGACGGTGGTGGGCATCGAACTGCTCTGTGGCGCGCAGGCGATGGAGTTCGTCGACGACGCGCTTGCTCCTGGAACGGGCACCGACGCGGCCTACGACGCGATCCGCGAACACGTGCCGCCGCTCGACGCCGACCGGCCGCTCCACCGCGATATCGAGGTCGCAGCGGAGTTGGTGGCCACCGGCCGGCTCGACGAGGTCGTCGGTCACGCGTGTGACGACCCGATCACGTAG
- a CDS encoding Lrp/AsnC family transcriptional regulator translates to MDERDIKILSAIANLGTGSPDRIHEETGIPKSTIYYRLNNLREEGVIENDLYDINYEKVGLGVTIIAEVIAEYDEEYHERVGEKLSEIEGADQVYFTMGETDFVVIARLGHQGMVEDLIAQFESIDEVMRTRSIFVISTIKNEPRLLKNFEFDTLKSIAATDE, encoded by the coding sequence ATGGACGAACGTGACATCAAAATCCTCTCGGCGATTGCGAACCTCGGCACGGGCAGTCCGGATCGTATCCACGAGGAGACGGGCATTCCGAAATCCACCATCTACTACCGCCTGAACAACCTCCGCGAGGAGGGCGTCATCGAGAACGATCTCTACGACATCAACTACGAGAAAGTCGGGCTCGGCGTCACCATCATCGCGGAGGTCATCGCCGAGTACGACGAGGAGTATCACGAGCGCGTCGGCGAGAAACTCTCGGAGATCGAAGGGGCCGACCAAGTCTACTTCACGATGGGCGAGACCGACTTCGTCGTCATCGCCCGACTGGGCCATCAGGGCATGGTCGAGGATCTCATCGCACAGTTCGAGTCCATCGACGAGGTGATGCGCACCCGCTCGATATTCGTCATCTCGACCATCAAGAACGAACCACGGCTGCTCAAGAACTTCGAATTCGACACCCTCAAATCGATCGCCGCCACCGACGAGTGA
- the hutG gene encoding formimidoylglutamase: MSLREPPVWNGPSDDPNDEQFGDVVEPTTLDEADAFDAVLIGEPYDGAVIGRRGAREGPGALREALAGIKTHRFGAGPVKSIGDLGDVEVSDGDVGAVQESARETTREIHTSDTLPIFLGGDNSLTYPNAAPLFTGSLGIVNFDAHLDCREVRGEPTSGTPYRQLHEAGLDAYACVGARHFETSTAYADYVDYQGGEIVTSEAVGEDVESAAERALDAMAEVDTVYVSVDLDVLDATAAPGVSAPTPGGLTTRELFRMLRIVAADDRVAGFEVVECAPSLDSGNLTAAAGARAIAHFLSAYDGDRS, from the coding sequence ATGAGCCTGCGCGAGCCACCGGTCTGGAACGGTCCCTCCGACGACCCGAACGACGAGCAGTTCGGCGATGTCGTCGAACCGACGACCCTCGACGAGGCCGATGCGTTCGACGCTGTTCTGATCGGCGAACCGTACGACGGTGCAGTGATCGGCCGACGTGGCGCACGCGAGGGTCCCGGAGCGCTCCGCGAGGCGCTCGCCGGGATCAAGACCCATCGCTTCGGTGCGGGACCCGTCAAATCGATCGGCGATCTCGGTGACGTCGAGGTTTCGGATGGCGACGTCGGTGCGGTCCAGGAATCGGCCCGCGAGACGACTCGCGAGATCCACACGAGCGACACGCTGCCGATCTTCCTCGGCGGCGACAACTCGCTCACATATCCGAACGCTGCCCCACTTTTCACCGGGTCGCTCGGCATCGTCAACTTCGACGCGCACCTCGACTGCCGCGAAGTTCGCGGCGAGCCAACCAGCGGGACACCGTACCGACAACTCCACGAGGCAGGGCTCGACGCCTACGCCTGCGTCGGCGCGCGCCACTTCGAGACCTCGACGGCGTATGCCGACTACGTCGATTACCAGGGCGGCGAGATCGTCACGAGCGAGGCGGTCGGCGAGGATGTCGAGAGCGCTGCCGAGCGCGCGCTCGATGCGATGGCTGAGGTCGATACGGTCTACGTCAGCGTGGACCTCGACGTGCTCGACGCGACGGCTGCACCGGGCGTGAGCGCACCCACTCCTGGTGGACTCACGACGCGCGAACTGTTCCGCATGCTTCGAATCGTCGCGGCCGACGATCGCGTGGCAGGCTTCGAGGTCGTCGAGTGTGCGCCGTCGCTCGATTCTGGAAACCTGACCGCCGCCGCGGGCGCGCGAGCGATCGCTCACTTTCTCAGTGCGTACGACGGAGATCGATCATGA
- the hutI gene encoding imidazolonepropionase: MTELTTVIHDANEIVAGPGTDAPLERYENAAIAVTDGRVAAVGPSDEITDEYPTENATHAIDASGQSVIPGFVDAHTHGLFAGDRSDEFAAKLGGERYQDILAEGGGILRTVSAVREASDDELLANLLPHLDTMCAHGTTTVEIKSGYGLDTETELRMLDVIRHADEQHPIDVVPTFMGAHAVPEESDAESYTDRVIDDQLPAVADQDIAEFCDVFCEEDVFSAEQSRRVLDAGMDHGLTPKVHAEEFVRLGGAQLAAEVGAASADHLLHANAEDRAALAEAGVTPVLLPGTAFSLGADYADARAFLDEGRSVAVATDFNPNCHSQSMGFAIALACVGMGMTPAEALVAGTHGGARALDRAGEVGTLREGMPADVAIVDGPSHVQVPYNFGVNTVETVLKDGEPVHGGQR, translated from the coding sequence ATGACTGAACTCACGACAGTAATCCACGACGCGAACGAGATCGTCGCCGGACCGGGAACGGACGCACCGCTCGAACGATACGAGAACGCCGCCATCGCCGTCACCGACGGCCGCGTGGCCGCAGTCGGCCCAAGCGATGAGATCACCGACGAGTATCCCACGGAGAACGCCACGCACGCGATCGATGCGAGTGGGCAAAGCGTAATTCCTGGATTCGTCGATGCTCATACGCACGGTCTGTTCGCGGGCGATCGCTCCGACGAGTTCGCGGCGAAACTCGGTGGCGAGCGGTACCAGGACATCCTCGCCGAGGGTGGGGGCATCCTCAGAACCGTGAGCGCCGTCCGCGAGGCGAGCGACGACGAACTCCTCGCGAACCTGCTCCCCCATCTCGATACGATGTGTGCCCACGGCACCACGACCGTCGAGATCAAATCCGGCTACGGGCTCGACACGGAGACCGAACTGCGGATGCTCGACGTGATTCGGCACGCCGACGAGCAGCATCCGATCGACGTCGTGCCGACGTTCATGGGTGCCCACGCCGTGCCCGAGGAGAGTGATGCCGAGTCATACACCGACCGGGTGATCGACGACCAGCTCCCCGCGGTCGCCGACCAGGACATTGCCGAGTTCTGCGACGTCTTCTGCGAGGAGGACGTTTTCTCTGCCGAACAGTCCAGACGGGTGCTCGACGCCGGAATGGACCACGGACTCACGCCGAAGGTCCACGCCGAGGAGTTCGTCCGACTCGGCGGCGCGCAGCTCGCGGCCGAGGTGGGCGCGGCGAGCGCCGACCACCTCCTCCACGCGAACGCCGAGGACCGCGCTGCGCTCGCCGAGGCTGGCGTCACGCCAGTGCTCCTTCCTGGTACTGCGTTCTCGCTCGGCGCGGACTACGCGGATGCGCGGGCGTTTCTCGACGAGGGCAGATCGGTTGCCGTCGCCACCGATTTCAACCCGAACTGTCACTCCCAGAGCATGGGATTCGCGATCGCACTCGCCTGTGTCGGGATGGGGATGACGCCCGCCGAGGCGCTCGTCGCCGGCACGCACGGCGGCGCACGCGCGCTCGATCGTGCGGGCGAGGTGGGCACGCTCCGTGAGGGGATGCCCGCCGACGTGGCGATCGTCGACGGGCCGTCGCACGTCCAGGTCCCCTACAATTTCGGCGTGAACACCGTCGAAACGGTGCTCAAGGACGGCGAACCCGTCCACGGAGGGCAGCGATGA
- the hutU gene encoding urocanate hydratase, with protein sequence MSEQEPASADTGIGEPSAQWREYRGAPTGTDIECEGWRQEAALRMLNNNLDPEVAEKPEDLVVYGGTGRAARNWDAYDAILDELRELGDEETLLVQSGKPVGRFPTHERAPRVLIANSNLVGKWDSWKHFHELEAEGKIMYGQMTAGSWAYIGTQGILQGTYETLAELGRQEYDDDLEGKIVATGGLGGMSGAQPLAVTMNKGVCIVAEVDAHRIERRLETDYLMERAETLDEALDAATEAAAAGEPYSVAVEMNVADMLEAMAEREFVPDIVTDQTSAHDELEGYYPSGYSVAEADDLRESDSERYIQESLDTMERHVDAILDLQEKGAVAFEYGNNLRGQVEDHRGREDGFDFPGFVPAYIRPMFCRGRGPFRWAALSGDPADIHRTDEAVTELFPENDSLTRWIELAHERVSFQGLPSRVCWLGYETADEGLTERARFALRINELVADGEISAPIVVTRDHLDAGSVASPHRETEAMKDGTDAVADWPILNALLNCAAGADIVSVHDGGGVGIGNALHTNNHVVLDGSELAAEKAERVFTTDPGMGVIRHADAGYEDALDEANQSDVPVPMRDRR encoded by the coding sequence ATGAGCGAGCAAGAACCCGCATCGGCCGACACCGGCATCGGCGAGCCGTCGGCGCAGTGGCGCGAGTATCGGGGTGCGCCGACGGGCACCGACATCGAGTGCGAGGGCTGGCGTCAGGAGGCCGCCCTCCGAATGTTGAACAACAACCTCGACCCCGAGGTAGCCGAAAAACCCGAAGATCTCGTGGTCTATGGCGGGACAGGAAGAGCGGCCCGAAACTGGGACGCCTACGACGCAATCCTCGACGAGTTGCGCGAGCTGGGTGACGAGGAAACCTTACTCGTGCAGTCGGGCAAGCCCGTCGGTCGGTTCCCGACCCACGAGCGCGCGCCCCGGGTACTGATCGCCAACTCGAATCTGGTGGGCAAATGGGACAGCTGGAAGCACTTCCACGAACTCGAAGCCGAGGGGAAGATCATGTACGGCCAGATGACCGCCGGCTCGTGGGCGTACATCGGCACGCAGGGAATCCTGCAGGGAACCTACGAGACGCTTGCCGAACTCGGCCGCCAGGAATACGACGACGATCTCGAAGGGAAGATCGTCGCTACCGGTGGACTCGGCGGGATGAGCGGTGCACAGCCGCTCGCGGTCACGATGAACAAGGGCGTGTGTATCGTCGCCGAGGTGGATGCCCACCGGATCGAACGCCGGCTGGAGACCGACTATCTGATGGAGCGCGCCGAAACCCTCGACGAGGCGCTCGACGCTGCCACCGAGGCGGCCGCAGCGGGCGAGCCGTACAGCGTTGCCGTCGAGATGAACGTCGCGGACATGCTCGAGGCGATGGCCGAGCGCGAGTTCGTTCCCGACATCGTGACCGATCAGACGAGCGCCCACGACGAACTGGAGGGGTACTACCCGAGCGGATATTCGGTTGCAGAGGCTGATGACCTCCGGGAGTCGGACTCCGAGCGCTACATCCAGGAGAGTCTCGACACGATGGAGCGCCACGTCGACGCCATCCTCGACCTCCAAGAGAAGGGCGCGGTCGCTTTCGAGTACGGCAACAACCTCCGCGGGCAGGTCGAGGACCACCGCGGGCGCGAGGATGGGTTCGACTTCCCTGGATTCGTTCCCGCATATATCCGCCCGATGTTCTGCCGCGGTCGCGGGCCGTTCCGCTGGGCGGCGCTGTCGGGCGATCCTGCCGACATCCACCGTACAGACGAGGCAGTTACTGAACTGTTCCCCGAAAACGACTCGCTCACCCGCTGGATCGAGCTCGCCCACGAACGAGTATCGTTTCAGGGGCTCCCCTCGCGGGTTTGTTGGCTCGGATACGAGACCGCTGACGAAGGACTCACCGAGCGCGCACGCTTTGCGCTTCGCATCAACGAGTTGGTCGCCGACGGCGAGATCAGCGCGCCGATCGTCGTCACCCGTGACCACCTCGACGCGGGTAGCGTCGCCAGCCCGCACCGCGAGACCGAGGCCATGAAAGACGGCACCGACGCGGTCGCCGACTGGCCCATCCTCAACGCGCTGCTGAACTGCGCGGCGGGCGCGGACATCGTAAGCGTCCACGACGGCGGCGGCGTCGGCATCGGCAACGCGCTCCACACGAACAACCACGTCGTGCTCGACGGCTCGGAGCTCGCCGCCGAGAAGGCCGAGCGTGTGTTCACGACCGATCCAGGAATGGGTGTGATCCGCCACGCCGACGCGGGCTACGAGGACGCACTCGACGAGGCCAACCAGTCCGACGTACCCGTGCCGATGCGGGACCGACGATGA
- a CDS encoding acetamidase/formamidase family protein: MTRTTVSHADGHIYEFTPGLEAAYTAADGESLTVETVDSLDGAIQENAARLETIPDEVNAATGPVAVAGATPGDVLRVDIEDVRVNEQRGRVVTVPRFGLLQDDPDIEHPSTYITPVDGDTIEFEGVSVPIRPVIGTIGVAPAADSYTTLTSHDHGGNLDTTDMTAGTTAYFPVFQEGAMLAMGDSKAAMADGEMCGTGVEIGTDIDVTVEVVSEPAVSLERPMVETETAWKTVASAETMEVAAKLANRDAIALLEDEYGWDATKAYMFSSLVGGLEISQVVDPLVTVRNAIPKPYLDDPFGVA, encoded by the coding sequence ATGACACGAACGACTGTTTCGCACGCGGACGGACACATCTACGAGTTCACGCCGGGCCTCGAAGCAGCGTACACCGCCGCGGACGGCGAATCGCTGACCGTCGAAACCGTCGACAGCCTCGACGGCGCGATTCAGGAAAACGCCGCACGGCTGGAGACCATCCCGGACGAGGTCAACGCCGCGACCGGCCCCGTCGCGGTCGCAGGGGCCACTCCGGGCGACGTTCTGCGCGTCGACATCGAAGACGTCCGTGTCAACGAGCAGCGGGGCCGCGTCGTGACCGTCCCGCGGTTCGGTCTCCTGCAGGACGACCCCGACATCGAGCATCCGTCGACGTACATTACGCCGGTCGACGGCGACACCATCGAGTTCGAGGGCGTCTCGGTGCCGATCCGGCCGGTCATCGGTACCATCGGCGTCGCGCCGGCCGCCGACTCGTACACGACGCTCACTTCCCACGACCACGGCGGCAACCTCGACACGACCGACATGACCGCCGGGACGACCGCGTACTTCCCGGTCTTCCAAGAAGGAGCGATGCTCGCGATGGGCGACTCGAAGGCCGCGATGGCCGACGGCGAGATGTGCGGTACCGGTGTCGAGATCGGTACCGATATCGACGTCACCGTCGAGGTGGTCTCGGAGCCAGCCGTTTCGCTCGAACGACCGATGGTCGAGACCGAGACGGCGTGGAAGACCGTCGCGAGCGCCGAGACGATGGAGGTGGCGGCCAAACTCGCCAACCGGGACGCGATAGCGCTGCTCGAAGACGAGTACGGCTGGGACGCGACGAAAGCATACATGTTCTCCAGTCTCGTCGGCGGATTGGAGATCAGCCAGGTCGTCGACCCGCTCGTCACGGTGCGAAACGCCATCCCGAAGCCGTATCTCGACGATCCGTTCGGTGTCGCGTAG